A genome region from Cucurbita pepo subsp. pepo cultivar mu-cu-16 chromosome LG02, ASM280686v2, whole genome shotgun sequence includes the following:
- the LOC111788082 gene encoding formin-like protein 18 isoform X3 — translation MALFRKFFYRKPPDGLLEISERVYVFDCCFTTEVLEEDEYKVYIGGIVGQLRESLTDASFMVFNFREGESQSLITNILSMYDMTVMDYPRHYEGCPLLTMEMIHHFLRSCENWLSLMQQNFLLMHCERGGWPVLAFMLAALLIYRKQYAGEQKILDMIYKQAPRELLQLMSPLNPLPSQLRYLQYVSRRNVGSEWPPLDRALTLDCIIIRLIPNMDGEGGCRPIFRIYGQDPFMAGDRTSKVLFSTPKRSKLVRQYKQVDCELVKIDIHCHIQGDVVFECISLDNDLEREEMVFRVMFNTAFIRSNILMLNRDDIDILWHAKDQFPKDFRAEVLFSEMDANASRISVELPNIEEKEGLPIEAFARVQEIFSNVEWLSPKAEAALTALQKMTASNFLQEKLISFNSLDRSQLLDLSLEKLISESETSEDNIRSPQLKIQKNQSEPYSELYLTERSVRSKNETPELQVALELPPQTKIVTQRIPQPSMSTPVSFPSSVQGSPSPKLRYPSAPSAPGNTALLHDHSKFSGKEVIHPATISSPSSYRLAPSALDSYKYIQPGKHPILHPPLALEPSSTLERPSTTTSTSTISDPFVLRQLSLKPIKPSISQPYQTTPLWRSQLLPSSLHPTPSSFLRKSTPSYSESLPSISSSSLLRSCPCSCAKQSFCLPTPPSPPISHLDSSSFLVTSPSFGRMNGSFSPSPPQPSSTTMLLSSTKTSIPVVLQSSSSNDRLVSSQLPKKNLSIVPPPPLSPHPPPPCSSPNLGTSVVSPTSVPPPPPPPLAPPLPPSLSSSTCGSSTMSLGPPSPPPPPSPAPQGSTTVVRNLKVVPGPPPPPPPPSPRSSPDPSNVSLAPPPPPPPLLPSRAPNVSATTHVSGPPPPPPPPSANSGSTSSPGVVKSAPPAPPPSGFSTTGPAPPAPPPSSQSHAGTNNGNIPSIPGPPSSALLAKGRGLGRLNSKNVSQPKRCNLKPYHWLKLTRAMQGSLWAESPKNDEASKAPEFDMSELESLFSAAAPNSESGGSGRTNRRASGPKQEKVQLIELRRAYNCEIMLSKVKIPLPDMMCSVLALDDMALDVDQVENLIKFCPTKEEMELLKGYTGDKDNLGKCEQFFLELMKVPRVEAKLRVFSFKIQFGLQVSDLRYSLNTVNSVSEESDQKFDKVEKGNADYSFVG, via the exons ATGGCCTTATTTCGCAAATTCTTTTATCGGAAGCCACCGGACGGGCTTTTAGAGATATCCGAAAGGGTTTATG TTTTCGACTGCTGCTTTACAACGGAGGTTTTGGAAGAAGACGAATACAAAGTCTATATTGGAGGTATCGTGGGACAACTTCGTGAAAGTCTCACCGACGCTTCATTCATGGTGTTCAATTTCCGAGAGGGGGAGAGTCAAAGCCTCATCACTAATATATTATCTATGTATGACATGACTGTCATGGACTATCCTCGACACTATGAAGGTTGCCCTCTTCTCACCATGGAGATGATCCACCACTTCTTAAGATCCTGTGAAAACTGGCTCTCACTTATgcaacaaaattttcttttgatgcACTGTGAACGAGGGGGATGGCCGGTCTTGGCTTTCATGTTGGCTGCTCTTTTGATTTATAGGAAGCAGTATGCTGGGGAGCAGAAAATTTTGGACATGATCTACAAGCAAGCACCTCGGGAGCTTTTGCAGTTGATGTCGCCTCTTAATCCATTGCCTTCGCAATTGAGGTATCTTCAATATGTATCAAGAAGAAATGTGGGATCAGAATGGCCTCCGCTTGACAGGGCGCTTACTCTAGACTGCATAATTATTAGACTTATTCCTAATATGGATGGTGAAGGTGGTTGCCGCCCAATATTTAGGATATATGGACAGGATCCCTTTATGGCTGGTGATCGAACCTCCAAAGTATTGTTCTCAACACCCAAAAGGAGTAAACTTGTTCGCCAGTATAAGCAG GTTGATTGTGAACTAGTTAAAATTGATATCCATTGCCATATCCAAGGTGATGTTGTTTTTGAATGTATAAGTTTGGACAATGATCTGGAAAGGGAGGAGATGGTGTTTCGAGTTATGTTTAATACGGCATTTATAAGGTCAAATATTTTGATGCTTAACCGGGATGACATCGATATCTTATGGCATGCAAAGGATCAATTTCCAAAGGATTTCAGAGCAGAG GTTCTTTTCTCAGAGATGGATGCTAACGCATCACGTATTTCAGTTGAATTGCCGAATATTGAGGAGAAAGAAGGTCTTCCAATTGAAGCATTTGCTAGAGTTCAAGAGATCTTTAGCAATGTGGAATGGCTAAGCCCTAAGGCAGAAGCAGCTCTTACTGCGCTTCAGAAAATGAcagcttcaaattttcttcagGAGAAACTTATTAGTTTCAACTCTTTAGACAGAAGCCAGTTGCTTGACTTATCTTTAGAAAAACTAATATCGGAATCAGAGACATCTGAAGACAATATTAGAAGTCCCCAATTGAAGatacaaaaaaatcaatccGAGCCGTATTCTGAACTATATCTCACTGAAAGATCAGTGAGATCGAAGAATGAAACCCCAGAATTGCAGGTTGCTCTCGAACTACCACCTCAGACTAAAATCGTTACCCAAAGAATACCTCAACCTTCCATGTCTACACCAGTCTCCTTCCCTAGTTCTGTGCAAGGTTCACCTTCCCCAAAATTAAGATATCCCAGTGCACCTTCTGCTCCGGGCAATACAGCATTATTACACGATCATTCCAAATTTAGTGGTAAGGAAGTCATACATCCAGCGACAATATCTTCACCATCATCTTATCGCTTGGCTCCAAGTGCTCTAgattcatataaatatattcaacCTGGTAAGCATCCTATTTTGCATCCCCCGCTGGCACTGGAGCCAAGTTCTACATTAGAAAGACCTTCTACCACCACATCAACTTCAACCATTTCTGATCCATTTGTACTCCGCCAACTTTCTTTGAAACCTATTAAACCTTCAATTTCTCAACCGTATCAAACCACGCCACTATGGAGAAGTCAATTATTACCATCTTCGTTACATCCAACGCCTAGCTCTTTTCTTAGGAAGTCCACACCTTCATACAGTGAGAGCTTACCTTCGatatcctcttcttctttattaaGATCATGTCCATGTTCTTGTGCCAAGCAATCATTTTGTCTTCCCACTCCTCCCTCTCCTCCCATCTCTCATCTTGATTCATCTTCGTTTTTAGTAACATCTCCATCTTTTGGCAGGATGAATGGTTCATTTTCCCCATCTCCACCACAACCTTCTTCTACAACAATGCTATTGTCCTCGACAAAGACATCAATTCCAGTTgttcttcaatcttcttcGTCTAATGATCGTTTAGTTTCTTCTCAGTTGCCTAAAAAGAATTTGTCAATTGTCCCTCCCCCTCCTCTATCTCctcatcctcctcctccatgCTCTAGCCCCAACTTGGGCACTAGTGTTGTCTCGCCAACATCGGTGCCCCCACCGCCACCTCCACCTCTGGCCCCACCCTTGCCCCCATCTTTGAGTTCATCGACTTGTGGTTCTAGTACCATGTCTTTAGGGCCACCGTCGCCACCACCTCCTCCTAGTCCTGCACCACAGGGTTCTACCACGGTAGTCAGGAACTTGAAGGTTGTACCTGGCCCTCCACCTCCCCCACCTCCTCCCTCTCCTAGATCTTCCCCAGATCCTAGTAATGTATCTTTAGCaccgcctcctcctcctcctcctcttctgcCTAGTCGTGCACCAAATGTTTCTGCAACAACGCATGTCTCTGGcccccctcctcctcctcctccaccttctGCCAATTCAGGATCCACCTCAAGTCCAGGTGTTGTAAAGTCAGCTCCACCTGCCCCACCTCCTTCAGGTTTTTCAACGACGGGACCTGCTCCACCTGCACCCCCTCCTTCCTCACAGTCTCACGCTGGCACTAATAACGGCAACATACCTTCTATTCCTGGACCACCTTCCAGTGCTTTACTTGCAAAGGGACGAGGCCTTGGACGTTTGAACTCCAAAAACGTGTCTCAACCTAAAAGGTGCAATTTGAAGCCTTACCACTGGTTAAAATTAACGAGGGCCATGCAAGGAAGCTTATGGGCAGAGTCACCAAAGAACGATGAAGCTTCCAA AGCTCCGGAGTTTGACATGTCCGAACTTGAAAGTCTTTTCTCTGCAGCTGCACCAAATTCGGAGTCTGGAGGTTCTGGTAGAACAAATCGCCGAGCCTCAGGgccaaaacaagaaaaagttcAGCTG ATTGAACTTCGACGGGCCTATAATTGTGAAATTATGCTCTCTAAAGTTAAGATTCCTTTGCCTGATATGATG TGTTCAGTCCTTGCATTGGATGACATGGCGTTAGATGTGGATCAGGTTGAGAACCTAATAAAGTTTTGtccaacaaaagaagaaatggaattaCTTAAG GGGTACACTGGGGACAAGGACAACTTGGGAAAATGTGAACAA TTCTTCTTAGAATTGATGAAGGTCCCACGAGTTGAGGCCAAGCTAagagttttttctttcaagataCAATTCGGGTTGCAG GTCTCTGACCTTAGATATAGTCTGAATACTGTCAATTCGGTATCTGAAGAG TCAGATCAGAAATTCGATAAAGTTGAAAAGGGTAATGCAGACTATTCTTTCGTTGGGTAA